The Argopecten irradians isolate NY chromosome 4, Ai_NY, whole genome shotgun sequence genome has a window encoding:
- the LOC138320773 gene encoding F-box/LRR-repeat protein 7-like isoform X5 encodes MTTFKGAPVTPSHDRKSTERDRDKGNKPPPWPSNTPNSYRNPQHYHPQDLNMHYRMSTPSPMSNRSVSSVNTHSSASHISSHKSSSSHAIQSTPIPPKISYKNPAYEYQLDKHMEEIQSNIKRIELQENDKMTSKGTKYRTPRLSVFDLLTDEVIVKIFSNLPSDQLCKSSRVCGRWYNLVWDPLLWRHIVIRNERINVDKALKYLTKRLSFNTPSVCVLVESISVNGCERLSDAGLHTIAKRCSELRRLELQGCSNISNEALFEVTSYCVNLEHLDVTGCPCVTSISLTDQMLRQASAHHLRQIHLRYLDMTDCYALDDEGLRTVALHCSHLQFLYLRRCVRIGDSGLQFISHYCTGIRELSISDCKKVTDFGLCELAKLDDLRYLSVAKCDKVSDVGIIHLTKHCRKLRYLNMRGCEAVSDDAMDVLARNCFRIKSLDIGKCDVTDEGLQVLAQNCGQLKKLSLKSCDAITDSGVKAIAKQCRNLLQLNIQDCHVTVDAYRAVKRYCKRCFIEHTNPGFY; translated from the exons ATGACCACATTTAAGGGGGCTCCAGTCACACCATCACATGACCGGAAGTCAACAGAACGAGACCGCGACAAGGGAAATAAACCTCCTCCCTGGCCTTCTAATACTCCGAACTCTTACAGAAATCCGCAGCATTATCACCCACAGGACCTTAACATGCATTACAGAATGTCTACTCCATCGCCGATGTCCAACCGCTCAGTTTCATCTGTCAATACCCATTCGTCTGCCTCTCATATCTCGTCTCATAAATCCTCTTCATCTCACGCGATTCAGAGCACACCCATCCCACCAAAAATCAGCTACAAAAACCCCGCGTATGAATACCAGCTCGATAAACACATGGAGGAGATACAAAGCAATATTAAACGTATCGAACTTCAGGAAAACGATAAAATGACATCAAAGGGGACCAAATATCGGACACCGAGGCTGTCTGTTTTTGATTTACTCACGGATGAAGTGATTGTGAAAATATTCTCTAATTTACCGTCAGACCAACTTTGCAAAAGTTCGCGCGTTTGTGGTCGGTGGTATAACCTAGTTTGGGACCCGTTACTTTGGCGACATATTGTCATTCGTAATGAACGCATCAATGTGGACAAGGCATTGAAGTACCTTACAAAGAGACTCAGTTTCAACACTCCCTCCGTTTGTGTTCTTGTGGAAAGTATCTCTGTTAACGGCTGCGAAAGACTTTCGGACGCAGGACTTCACACTATTGCTAAGAGGTGTTCCGAACTGCGCAGACTAGAGCTTCAAGGGTGTTCCAATATCTCGAACGAGGCACTATTCGAAGTGACGTCATATTGTGTCAACCTTGAGCATCTTGACGTGACAG gatGTCCCTGTGTCACCAGTATTAGTCTCACCGACCAGATGCTCAGACAGGCGTCTGCGCATCATCTTCGCCAAATACACCTTCGGTATCTCGACATGACCGATTGCTACGCTCTAGACGACGAGGGACTCCGAACGGTTGCTCTCCATTGTTCTCACCTTCAGTTCCTGTACCTCCGGCGGTGTGTGCGAATTGGAGACAGTGGACTCCAGTTTATTTCGCATTATTGTACGGGAATTAGGGAACTCAGCATTAGTGACTGTAAAAAGGTGACAGATTTCGGATTATGTGAACTAGCCAAGCTTGACGACTTGCGATATTTGAGTGTCGCAAAATGTGACAAAGTGTCAGATGTTGGTATTATCCATTTAACAAAACACTGCCGGAAGTTACGATATCTTAATATGCGCGGTTGTGAAGCGGTATCGGACGACGCCATGGACGTTCTTGCCAGAAATTGTTTTAGGATTAAGTCCCTTGATATTGGAAAATGTGACGTCACGGACGAAGGTTTGCAAGTGCTTGCTCAAAACTGTGGTCAGTTGAAGAAGTTGAGTTTGAAGTCGTGTGACGCTATCACGGACAGTGGTGTGAAGGCGATCGCTAAACAATGTCGGAACCTGCTGCAGCTCAACATACAAGATTGTCACGTGACTGTGGACGCATACAGGGCGGTCAAGCGTTACTGTAAAAGATGTTTTATTGAACATACAAATCCGGGCTTTTACTGA
- the LOC138320773 gene encoding F-box/LRR-repeat protein 7-like isoform X1 codes for MTESVINQFRSEKFLSNGVNMVFYTLPPRCPPSKQTRISRGSGYRTFSLRMTRDNSQKADSLHDSSSGFASDVPSYNSHGSSMTTFKGAPVTPSHDRKSTERDRDKGNKPPPWPSNTPNSYRNPQHYHPQDLNMHYRMSTPSPMSNRSVSSVNTHSSASHISSHKSSSSHAIQSTPIPPKISYKNPAYEYQLDKHMEEIQSNIKRIELQENDKMTSKGTKYRTPRLSVFDLLTDEVIVKIFSNLPSDQLCKSSRVCGRWYNLVWDPLLWRHIVIRNERINVDKALKYLTKRLSFNTPSVCVLVESISVNGCERLSDAGLHTIAKRCSELRRLELQGCSNISNEALFEVTSYCVNLEHLDVTGCPCVTSISLTDQMLRQASAHHLRQIHLRYLDMTDCYALDDEGLRTVALHCSHLQFLYLRRCVRIGDSGLQFISHYCTGIRELSISDCKKVTDFGLCELAKLDDLRYLSVAKCDKVSDVGIIHLTKHCRKLRYLNMRGCEAVSDDAMDVLARNCFRIKSLDIGKCDVTDEGLQVLAQNCGQLKKLSLKSCDAITDSGVKAIAKQCRNLLQLNIQDCHVTVDAYRAVKRYCKRCFIEHTNPGFY; via the exons ACAACAGCCAGAAGGCTGACTCACTCCACGACTCTTCGTCAGGATTCGCGTCTGACGTTCCTTCCTATAACTCCCATGGGTCTAGTATGACCACATTTAAGGGGGCTCCAGTCACACCATCACATGACCGGAAGTCAACAGAACGAGACCGCGACAAGGGAAATAAACCTCCTCCCTGGCCTTCTAATACTCCGAACTCTTACAGAAATCCGCAGCATTATCACCCACAGGACCTTAACATGCATTACAGAATGTCTACTCCATCGCCGATGTCCAACCGCTCAGTTTCATCTGTCAATACCCATTCGTCTGCCTCTCATATCTCGTCTCATAAATCCTCTTCATCTCACGCGATTCAGAGCACACCCATCCCACCAAAAATCAGCTACAAAAACCCCGCGTATGAATACCAGCTCGATAAACACATGGAGGAGATACAAAGCAATATTAAACGTATCGAACTTCAGGAAAACGATAAAATGACATCAAAGGGGACCAAATATCGGACACCGAGGCTGTCTGTTTTTGATTTACTCACGGATGAAGTGATTGTGAAAATATTCTCTAATTTACCGTCAGACCAACTTTGCAAAAGTTCGCGCGTTTGTGGTCGGTGGTATAACCTAGTTTGGGACCCGTTACTTTGGCGACATATTGTCATTCGTAATGAACGCATCAATGTGGACAAGGCATTGAAGTACCTTACAAAGAGACTCAGTTTCAACACTCCCTCCGTTTGTGTTCTTGTGGAAAGTATCTCTGTTAACGGCTGCGAAAGACTTTCGGACGCAGGACTTCACACTATTGCTAAGAGGTGTTCCGAACTGCGCAGACTAGAGCTTCAAGGGTGTTCCAATATCTCGAACGAGGCACTATTCGAAGTGACGTCATATTGTGTCAACCTTGAGCATCTTGACGTGACAG gatGTCCCTGTGTCACCAGTATTAGTCTCACCGACCAGATGCTCAGACAGGCGTCTGCGCATCATCTTCGCCAAATACACCTTCGGTATCTCGACATGACCGATTGCTACGCTCTAGACGACGAGGGACTCCGAACGGTTGCTCTCCATTGTTCTCACCTTCAGTTCCTGTACCTCCGGCGGTGTGTGCGAATTGGAGACAGTGGACTCCAGTTTATTTCGCATTATTGTACGGGAATTAGGGAACTCAGCATTAGTGACTGTAAAAAGGTGACAGATTTCGGATTATGTGAACTAGCCAAGCTTGACGACTTGCGATATTTGAGTGTCGCAAAATGTGACAAAGTGTCAGATGTTGGTATTATCCATTTAACAAAACACTGCCGGAAGTTACGATATCTTAATATGCGCGGTTGTGAAGCGGTATCGGACGACGCCATGGACGTTCTTGCCAGAAATTGTTTTAGGATTAAGTCCCTTGATATTGGAAAATGTGACGTCACGGACGAAGGTTTGCAAGTGCTTGCTCAAAACTGTGGTCAGTTGAAGAAGTTGAGTTTGAAGTCGTGTGACGCTATCACGGACAGTGGTGTGAAGGCGATCGCTAAACAATGTCGGAACCTGCTGCAGCTCAACATACAAGATTGTCACGTGACTGTGGACGCATACAGGGCGGTCAAGCGTTACTGTAAAAGATGTTTTATTGAACATACAAATCCGGGCTTTTACTGA
- the LOC138320773 gene encoding F-box/LRR-repeat protein 7-like isoform X2, protein MGAANGKVVHSGPQFSSDNTSDFAIVNLKISTKPFVPLYQSSMTVLGDNSQKADSLHDSSSGFASDVPSYNSHGSSMTTFKGAPVTPSHDRKSTERDRDKGNKPPPWPSNTPNSYRNPQHYHPQDLNMHYRMSTPSPMSNRSVSSVNTHSSASHISSHKSSSSHAIQSTPIPPKISYKNPAYEYQLDKHMEEIQSNIKRIELQENDKMTSKGTKYRTPRLSVFDLLTDEVIVKIFSNLPSDQLCKSSRVCGRWYNLVWDPLLWRHIVIRNERINVDKALKYLTKRLSFNTPSVCVLVESISVNGCERLSDAGLHTIAKRCSELRRLELQGCSNISNEALFEVTSYCVNLEHLDVTGCPCVTSISLTDQMLRQASAHHLRQIHLRYLDMTDCYALDDEGLRTVALHCSHLQFLYLRRCVRIGDSGLQFISHYCTGIRELSISDCKKVTDFGLCELAKLDDLRYLSVAKCDKVSDVGIIHLTKHCRKLRYLNMRGCEAVSDDAMDVLARNCFRIKSLDIGKCDVTDEGLQVLAQNCGQLKKLSLKSCDAITDSGVKAIAKQCRNLLQLNIQDCHVTVDAYRAVKRYCKRCFIEHTNPGFY, encoded by the exons ACAACAGCCAGAAGGCTGACTCACTCCACGACTCTTCGTCAGGATTCGCGTCTGACGTTCCTTCCTATAACTCCCATGGGTCTAGTATGACCACATTTAAGGGGGCTCCAGTCACACCATCACATGACCGGAAGTCAACAGAACGAGACCGCGACAAGGGAAATAAACCTCCTCCCTGGCCTTCTAATACTCCGAACTCTTACAGAAATCCGCAGCATTATCACCCACAGGACCTTAACATGCATTACAGAATGTCTACTCCATCGCCGATGTCCAACCGCTCAGTTTCATCTGTCAATACCCATTCGTCTGCCTCTCATATCTCGTCTCATAAATCCTCTTCATCTCACGCGATTCAGAGCACACCCATCCCACCAAAAATCAGCTACAAAAACCCCGCGTATGAATACCAGCTCGATAAACACATGGAGGAGATACAAAGCAATATTAAACGTATCGAACTTCAGGAAAACGATAAAATGACATCAAAGGGGACCAAATATCGGACACCGAGGCTGTCTGTTTTTGATTTACTCACGGATGAAGTGATTGTGAAAATATTCTCTAATTTACCGTCAGACCAACTTTGCAAAAGTTCGCGCGTTTGTGGTCGGTGGTATAACCTAGTTTGGGACCCGTTACTTTGGCGACATATTGTCATTCGTAATGAACGCATCAATGTGGACAAGGCATTGAAGTACCTTACAAAGAGACTCAGTTTCAACACTCCCTCCGTTTGTGTTCTTGTGGAAAGTATCTCTGTTAACGGCTGCGAAAGACTTTCGGACGCAGGACTTCACACTATTGCTAAGAGGTGTTCCGAACTGCGCAGACTAGAGCTTCAAGGGTGTTCCAATATCTCGAACGAGGCACTATTCGAAGTGACGTCATATTGTGTCAACCTTGAGCATCTTGACGTGACAG gatGTCCCTGTGTCACCAGTATTAGTCTCACCGACCAGATGCTCAGACAGGCGTCTGCGCATCATCTTCGCCAAATACACCTTCGGTATCTCGACATGACCGATTGCTACGCTCTAGACGACGAGGGACTCCGAACGGTTGCTCTCCATTGTTCTCACCTTCAGTTCCTGTACCTCCGGCGGTGTGTGCGAATTGGAGACAGTGGACTCCAGTTTATTTCGCATTATTGTACGGGAATTAGGGAACTCAGCATTAGTGACTGTAAAAAGGTGACAGATTTCGGATTATGTGAACTAGCCAAGCTTGACGACTTGCGATATTTGAGTGTCGCAAAATGTGACAAAGTGTCAGATGTTGGTATTATCCATTTAACAAAACACTGCCGGAAGTTACGATATCTTAATATGCGCGGTTGTGAAGCGGTATCGGACGACGCCATGGACGTTCTTGCCAGAAATTGTTTTAGGATTAAGTCCCTTGATATTGGAAAATGTGACGTCACGGACGAAGGTTTGCAAGTGCTTGCTCAAAACTGTGGTCAGTTGAAGAAGTTGAGTTTGAAGTCGTGTGACGCTATCACGGACAGTGGTGTGAAGGCGATCGCTAAACAATGTCGGAACCTGCTGCAGCTCAACATACAAGATTGTCACGTGACTGTGGACGCATACAGGGCGGTCAAGCGTTACTGTAAAAGATGTTTTATTGAACATACAAATCCGGGCTTTTACTGA
- the LOC138320773 gene encoding F-box/LRR-repeat protein 7-like isoform X4: MKDITETQPLYIGDLILHHDNSQKADSLHDSSSGFASDVPSYNSHGSSMTTFKGAPVTPSHDRKSTERDRDKGNKPPPWPSNTPNSYRNPQHYHPQDLNMHYRMSTPSPMSNRSVSSVNTHSSASHISSHKSSSSHAIQSTPIPPKISYKNPAYEYQLDKHMEEIQSNIKRIELQENDKMTSKGTKYRTPRLSVFDLLTDEVIVKIFSNLPSDQLCKSSRVCGRWYNLVWDPLLWRHIVIRNERINVDKALKYLTKRLSFNTPSVCVLVESISVNGCERLSDAGLHTIAKRCSELRRLELQGCSNISNEALFEVTSYCVNLEHLDVTGCPCVTSISLTDQMLRQASAHHLRQIHLRYLDMTDCYALDDEGLRTVALHCSHLQFLYLRRCVRIGDSGLQFISHYCTGIRELSISDCKKVTDFGLCELAKLDDLRYLSVAKCDKVSDVGIIHLTKHCRKLRYLNMRGCEAVSDDAMDVLARNCFRIKSLDIGKCDVTDEGLQVLAQNCGQLKKLSLKSCDAITDSGVKAIAKQCRNLLQLNIQDCHVTVDAYRAVKRYCKRCFIEHTNPGFY; this comes from the exons ACAACAGCCAGAAGGCTGACTCACTCCACGACTCTTCGTCAGGATTCGCGTCTGACGTTCCTTCCTATAACTCCCATGGGTCTAGTATGACCACATTTAAGGGGGCTCCAGTCACACCATCACATGACCGGAAGTCAACAGAACGAGACCGCGACAAGGGAAATAAACCTCCTCCCTGGCCTTCTAATACTCCGAACTCTTACAGAAATCCGCAGCATTATCACCCACAGGACCTTAACATGCATTACAGAATGTCTACTCCATCGCCGATGTCCAACCGCTCAGTTTCATCTGTCAATACCCATTCGTCTGCCTCTCATATCTCGTCTCATAAATCCTCTTCATCTCACGCGATTCAGAGCACACCCATCCCACCAAAAATCAGCTACAAAAACCCCGCGTATGAATACCAGCTCGATAAACACATGGAGGAGATACAAAGCAATATTAAACGTATCGAACTTCAGGAAAACGATAAAATGACATCAAAGGGGACCAAATATCGGACACCGAGGCTGTCTGTTTTTGATTTACTCACGGATGAAGTGATTGTGAAAATATTCTCTAATTTACCGTCAGACCAACTTTGCAAAAGTTCGCGCGTTTGTGGTCGGTGGTATAACCTAGTTTGGGACCCGTTACTTTGGCGACATATTGTCATTCGTAATGAACGCATCAATGTGGACAAGGCATTGAAGTACCTTACAAAGAGACTCAGTTTCAACACTCCCTCCGTTTGTGTTCTTGTGGAAAGTATCTCTGTTAACGGCTGCGAAAGACTTTCGGACGCAGGACTTCACACTATTGCTAAGAGGTGTTCCGAACTGCGCAGACTAGAGCTTCAAGGGTGTTCCAATATCTCGAACGAGGCACTATTCGAAGTGACGTCATATTGTGTCAACCTTGAGCATCTTGACGTGACAG gatGTCCCTGTGTCACCAGTATTAGTCTCACCGACCAGATGCTCAGACAGGCGTCTGCGCATCATCTTCGCCAAATACACCTTCGGTATCTCGACATGACCGATTGCTACGCTCTAGACGACGAGGGACTCCGAACGGTTGCTCTCCATTGTTCTCACCTTCAGTTCCTGTACCTCCGGCGGTGTGTGCGAATTGGAGACAGTGGACTCCAGTTTATTTCGCATTATTGTACGGGAATTAGGGAACTCAGCATTAGTGACTGTAAAAAGGTGACAGATTTCGGATTATGTGAACTAGCCAAGCTTGACGACTTGCGATATTTGAGTGTCGCAAAATGTGACAAAGTGTCAGATGTTGGTATTATCCATTTAACAAAACACTGCCGGAAGTTACGATATCTTAATATGCGCGGTTGTGAAGCGGTATCGGACGACGCCATGGACGTTCTTGCCAGAAATTGTTTTAGGATTAAGTCCCTTGATATTGGAAAATGTGACGTCACGGACGAAGGTTTGCAAGTGCTTGCTCAAAACTGTGGTCAGTTGAAGAAGTTGAGTTTGAAGTCGTGTGACGCTATCACGGACAGTGGTGTGAAGGCGATCGCTAAACAATGTCGGAACCTGCTGCAGCTCAACATACAAGATTGTCACGTGACTGTGGACGCATACAGGGCGGTCAAGCGTTACTGTAAAAGATGTTTTATTGAACATACAAATCCGGGCTTTTACTGA
- the LOC138320773 gene encoding F-box/LRR-repeat protein 7-like isoform X3, whose product MTMTEVNYRSKNLTDWNGVLEDLFGSDNSQKADSLHDSSSGFASDVPSYNSHGSSMTTFKGAPVTPSHDRKSTERDRDKGNKPPPWPSNTPNSYRNPQHYHPQDLNMHYRMSTPSPMSNRSVSSVNTHSSASHISSHKSSSSHAIQSTPIPPKISYKNPAYEYQLDKHMEEIQSNIKRIELQENDKMTSKGTKYRTPRLSVFDLLTDEVIVKIFSNLPSDQLCKSSRVCGRWYNLVWDPLLWRHIVIRNERINVDKALKYLTKRLSFNTPSVCVLVESISVNGCERLSDAGLHTIAKRCSELRRLELQGCSNISNEALFEVTSYCVNLEHLDVTGCPCVTSISLTDQMLRQASAHHLRQIHLRYLDMTDCYALDDEGLRTVALHCSHLQFLYLRRCVRIGDSGLQFISHYCTGIRELSISDCKKVTDFGLCELAKLDDLRYLSVAKCDKVSDVGIIHLTKHCRKLRYLNMRGCEAVSDDAMDVLARNCFRIKSLDIGKCDVTDEGLQVLAQNCGQLKKLSLKSCDAITDSGVKAIAKQCRNLLQLNIQDCHVTVDAYRAVKRYCKRCFIEHTNPGFY is encoded by the exons ACAACAGCCAGAAGGCTGACTCACTCCACGACTCTTCGTCAGGATTCGCGTCTGACGTTCCTTCCTATAACTCCCATGGGTCTAGTATGACCACATTTAAGGGGGCTCCAGTCACACCATCACATGACCGGAAGTCAACAGAACGAGACCGCGACAAGGGAAATAAACCTCCTCCCTGGCCTTCTAATACTCCGAACTCTTACAGAAATCCGCAGCATTATCACCCACAGGACCTTAACATGCATTACAGAATGTCTACTCCATCGCCGATGTCCAACCGCTCAGTTTCATCTGTCAATACCCATTCGTCTGCCTCTCATATCTCGTCTCATAAATCCTCTTCATCTCACGCGATTCAGAGCACACCCATCCCACCAAAAATCAGCTACAAAAACCCCGCGTATGAATACCAGCTCGATAAACACATGGAGGAGATACAAAGCAATATTAAACGTATCGAACTTCAGGAAAACGATAAAATGACATCAAAGGGGACCAAATATCGGACACCGAGGCTGTCTGTTTTTGATTTACTCACGGATGAAGTGATTGTGAAAATATTCTCTAATTTACCGTCAGACCAACTTTGCAAAAGTTCGCGCGTTTGTGGTCGGTGGTATAACCTAGTTTGGGACCCGTTACTTTGGCGACATATTGTCATTCGTAATGAACGCATCAATGTGGACAAGGCATTGAAGTACCTTACAAAGAGACTCAGTTTCAACACTCCCTCCGTTTGTGTTCTTGTGGAAAGTATCTCTGTTAACGGCTGCGAAAGACTTTCGGACGCAGGACTTCACACTATTGCTAAGAGGTGTTCCGAACTGCGCAGACTAGAGCTTCAAGGGTGTTCCAATATCTCGAACGAGGCACTATTCGAAGTGACGTCATATTGTGTCAACCTTGAGCATCTTGACGTGACAG gatGTCCCTGTGTCACCAGTATTAGTCTCACCGACCAGATGCTCAGACAGGCGTCTGCGCATCATCTTCGCCAAATACACCTTCGGTATCTCGACATGACCGATTGCTACGCTCTAGACGACGAGGGACTCCGAACGGTTGCTCTCCATTGTTCTCACCTTCAGTTCCTGTACCTCCGGCGGTGTGTGCGAATTGGAGACAGTGGACTCCAGTTTATTTCGCATTATTGTACGGGAATTAGGGAACTCAGCATTAGTGACTGTAAAAAGGTGACAGATTTCGGATTATGTGAACTAGCCAAGCTTGACGACTTGCGATATTTGAGTGTCGCAAAATGTGACAAAGTGTCAGATGTTGGTATTATCCATTTAACAAAACACTGCCGGAAGTTACGATATCTTAATATGCGCGGTTGTGAAGCGGTATCGGACGACGCCATGGACGTTCTTGCCAGAAATTGTTTTAGGATTAAGTCCCTTGATATTGGAAAATGTGACGTCACGGACGAAGGTTTGCAAGTGCTTGCTCAAAACTGTGGTCAGTTGAAGAAGTTGAGTTTGAAGTCGTGTGACGCTATCACGGACAGTGGTGTGAAGGCGATCGCTAAACAATGTCGGAACCTGCTGCAGCTCAACATACAAGATTGTCACGTGACTGTGGACGCATACAGGGCGGTCAAGCGTTACTGTAAAAGATGTTTTATTGAACATACAAATCCGGGCTTTTACTGA